One part of the Deltaproteobacteria bacterium genome encodes these proteins:
- a CDS encoding DMT family transporter, whose amino-acid sequence MSGEIWALLSAAAWAVDSILVRKGTAFSNASTAAFVSFLVSVLFLVPFVFIQFPSEKIFHSANLYFVASGVIQPAMVRVLFYMGIVRLGVSRAGPVRGTAPLFTLALAFFVLHERPGLWVYSGAFLTVVGTWLVSYRREGEAKWRTLDLLFPLGAALLASVSQNIRKLGLLGIDEPLIASTVSSMTSFLCLVISLTVSGKLATLKFRGGCLPYYGAAALFALVGQLFTFHALFAGEVSVVSPIINTTPLFIILFTAIFLRGEEKVNTLVVLGSILLVAGIAVITGR is encoded by the coding sequence ATGAGCGGCGAAATCTGGGCACTGTTATCGGCGGCGGCTTGGGCGGTGGATTCGATCTTGGTGCGCAAGGGCACGGCATTTTCCAATGCGTCGACGGCGGCGTTTGTCAGCTTTCTGGTCTCGGTCTTGTTCCTGGTGCCGTTTGTTTTCATTCAATTCCCCAGCGAAAAGATATTTCATTCGGCTAATCTGTACTTCGTCGCCAGCGGCGTGATCCAACCGGCGATGGTGCGGGTGCTGTTTTACATGGGCATCGTCCGTCTCGGCGTTTCGCGCGCCGGACCGGTGCGCGGCACCGCACCGTTGTTCACTTTGGCGTTGGCGTTTTTCGTTTTGCACGAACGGCCGGGTCTGTGGGTGTATAGCGGCGCGTTTCTCACCGTGGTCGGCACCTGGCTGGTGTCTTATCGCCGGGAAGGCGAGGCTAAATGGCGCACCCTCGATCTGCTGTTTCCGCTCGGCGCCGCGCTGCTCGCCTCGGTTTCACAAAACATTCGCAAGCTGGGTTTGCTCGGCATCGACGAGCCGTTGATCGCTTCGACTGTGAGCAGCATGACGTCGTTTCTCTGCTTGGTGATTTCGCTGACGGTTTCGGGGAAACTCGCTACGCTCAAATTCCGCGGCGGTTGTCTGCCTTACTACGGCGCCGCCGCACTCTTTGCCTTGGTCGGCCAGCTGTTTACATTTCATGCGCTCTTCGCCGGCGAGGTATCGGTGGTGAGCCCGATCATCAACACCACACCGCTTTTCATTATTCTCTTTACCGCGATATTTTTGCGCGGCGAGGAAAAAGTGAACACGTTGGTGGTGCTTGGTTCGATTCTGCTAGTGGCGGGGATCGCGGTGATCACCGGGCGGTAG